In Helianthus annuus cultivar XRQ/B chromosome 9, HanXRQr2.0-SUNRISE, whole genome shotgun sequence, the following are encoded in one genomic region:
- the LOC110879557 gene encoding aldehyde oxidase GLOX1, whose product MAFSTILLYHHLLILVLFLLHAPPCPAAGGSWSILLPSIGISAMHMQLLPNDRVVMYDRTDFGVSNISLPNGKCRPNSTDCSAHSVEYDVISNTIRPLMVLTNVWCSSGTLMPDGRLVQTGGWADGYRRVKIYKSCSKCDWKEIPNGLNQQRWYATNHLLPDGRQIIIGGRQAFNYEFYPKMSASENSPSFPFLVQTNDPNVENNLYPFVFLYPDGNLFVFANNRAILFNYSKNQVVKTYPTMPGGQPRNYPSTGSAVLLPLRLKKGIVESVEVLVCGGAPKGAFANANNGRFDGALDTCGRIKISDPNPQWVMETMPLARVMGDMLLLPNGHVLIINGASAGVAGWELGRNPVLSPVTYRPDNQIGSRFEVQNPSTKPRVYHSTAVLLRDGRVLVGGSNPHDKYVFTNVLYPTELSLEAFSPSYLDSSSSSLRPRILSPKSKTKIRYGKRVDVTFMVSGGVDLKSVVVTLVSPSFNTHSFSMNQRLLVLDSGNSTKALGKSTYKVSVTAPPSGNFAPSSNYILYVVHKEIPSTGIWVRMQR is encoded by the coding sequence ATGGCTTTCTCCACCATCTTACTTTATCATCATCTTCTCATTTTAGTTCTCTTTCTCCTTCATGCCCCACCGTGTCCTGCTGCTGGTGGATCATGGTCCATCCTCCTCCCAAGCATAGGCATATCAGCCATGCACATGCAACTACTTCCCAATGACCGTGTTGTAATGTATGATCGTACCGACTTTGGTGTCTCCAACATCTCTCTTCCAAATGGCAAGTGCCGCCCTAACTCCACTGATTGCTCTGCGCACTCTGTCGAGTATGATGTTATTTCCAATACCATACGTCCACTCATGGTGCTCACTAATGTGTGGTGTTCTTCAGGAACATTAATGCCTGATGGCAGGTTAGTCCAGACTGGAGGATGGGCTGATGGTTACCGTAGGGTCAAAATTTATAAGTCGTGTAGCAAATGTGATTGGAAAGAGATACCAAATGGGTTGAACCAACAAAGATGGTATGCGACCAATCACTTATTGCCTGACGGGCGACAAATTATCATTGGCGGTCGCCAAGCATTTAACTATGAATTCTACCCCAAGATGTCGGCCTCTGAAAATTCACCTAGCTTTCCATTTTTGGTTCAGACAAATGATCCTAATGTTGAGAATAATTTATACCCATTTGTATTTCTCTATCCGGACGGGAATTTGTTTGTTTTTGCCAATAACCGTGCTATCTTATTTAACTACTCTAAGAACCAAGTTGTCAAGACTTACCCGACAATGCCCGGTGGGCAACCAAGGAACTACCCCAGCACTGGCTCTGCGGTACTACTCCCTTTGCGACTCAAAAAGGGGATTGTCGAATCTGTTGAAGTATTGGTTTGTGGCGGCGCACCCAAAGGAGCATTCGCTAATGCAAATAATGGAAGATTTGATGGAGCTCTAGATACTTGCGGGCGTATCAAAATATCTGACCCAAATCCTCAGTGGGTCATGGAGACAATGCCTTTGGCTCGAGTCATGGGTGACATGTTGTTGCTTCCTAACGGCCATGTCTTGATCATCAACGGTGCCTCAGCAGGGGTTGCCGGGTGGGAGCTTGGTAGGAACCCCGTTCTTAGCCCTGTAACTTATAGACCTGATAACCAAATTGGGTCTAGATTTGAGGTGCAAAATCCAAGCACAAAACCAAGAGTGTACCATTCCACAGCGGTCCTACTGCGAGATGGTCGGGTTCTTGTTGGTGGAAGCAACCCTCACGACAAATATGTGTTCACAAACGTGCTTTATCCAACTGAACTAAGCTTGGAGGCATTTTCTCCTTCTTATTTGGATTCAAGCTCTTCTTCTTTACGCCCCAGGATTTTATCACCAAAGAGTAAAACTAAGATACGCTACGGAAAACGGGTTGATGTTACATTTATGGTATCAGGAGGTGTAGATCTGAAATCGGTCGTCGTGACATTGGTGTCTCCATCATTTAACACACACTCATTTTCTATGAATCAAAGGTTGTTGGTTCTCGATAGCGGTAACTCCACCAAAGCTCTAGGAAAGTCTACTTATAAAGTAAGTGTGACAGCACCTCCATCCGGTAACTTTGCACCATCCAGTAACTATATACTATATGTGGTTCACAAAGAAATTCCAAGCACAGGCATTTGGGTCCGAATGCAACGATAA